TCTTTGAGCATGGCCACGATCTGGGTCTCGGTGAACTTCGACTGACGCATGGGAACCTCCTGGCTAGGGGGGCTATTGTGCCAGAACGTTCTCCTTCTGACTTGTCTCAAATTGGGGGGAGCTTACACCGGGGCCTCGGACCACGAGGACCTCCACGGGCTGGCGGGCTCGCTTGAGCGAACGGCCGCGTTGCTGGAGGCAGTGAAGGGTCGCCTCTGCCGGGAGTGCCAGCTGCGGGGCGTGGCGGAACAGGTGACCTTCGGCAAGGTGCCGGAGGCCGGCCGGAAACCGAAGACGAAAGGAGCACGAACCCATGGCAAAGAAGAAGGGCAAGAACGGAAGGGCCGCAAGCGGTAAGGCCCCGAAGGCGGAGGCCGAGGCGAAGAAGGCGAAGGCCCCCAAGGCCGAGAAGGCTGCGGAGCCGAAGGTCTCGCAGGCCGAGCTCGACGCCCTGCGCAAGCCAGTCGAGGCGGCGAAGGGCGGGCTGGAGAAGGCCAGGCCGAGGCCAAGGCGCTGGCCGAGAAGGCCCGGGCGGCGGTCGCCGAGGCGAAGGACGCCTACCGGACCGCGCTCGCTCCCTACCGGGAGGCCTGCCGCACGGCGGGCGTCGCGTGCGAGTACGAGGGCGGCCGGAGCGCGAACGTCTCCGCGAAGGTCTCCTTCCTCGTGGAGAAGACCGACAAGGGCGTCCGCGTGATGGTCAAGGGCCAGCCCAAGACCGAGGAGGTGACCCCCCTCGCCGCCCTCAAGGAGTCGATCAACAAGGCCGTCTACCAGTACACCGAGAAGCACCTCGGTCCCAAGGAGGAGATCGGGAACAAGGGCGGCACCCTCTCGAACCGCCTCCGCGCCGTCCTCAACGCCTAACCCTCATCACCAGGCCCGGTCGCACGCTGACCGGGCCTTTCTTCGGCAGGAGCCACTACTGCCCGAACGGCCCGAACGGTTTTTTGACAAGGGCGGCGTGATTTTCGTATACTTTCGTGAAATCTCATGGACGCGAATGGACGCTCATCGTCTCGACGAGGTGCTTGCGCGAATGGCTCCTGAAGAAGGCTGGGTCGGTGCGGAGGACGTGGCTGCCCACCTCAGGGTGGCCAAGGAGTCGATCTACCGGTGGATCGATTCCAAGGGCTTTCCGGCACACCGGGTGGGCCGCCTCCTTCGGTTCAAGCTCTCGGAGGTGGACGAGTGGGTGCAGGCGCGTGGAGGAGACGACTCCGGCAGCCCGGCACCCGCCGAGGAAGCAGGCTCGAAGGCACCGCGTCGGGAATCAAACCTGAAGAAGAGGAAGAGGTAGCGCGATGGCCCGTAAAGCAAAGGCG
The sequence above is a segment of the Nitrospirota bacterium genome. Coding sequences within it:
- a CDS encoding helix-turn-helix domain-containing protein translates to MAPEEGWVGAEDVAAHLRVAKESIYRWIDSKGFPAHRVGRLLRFKLSEVDEWVQARGGDDSGSPAPAEEAGSKAPRRESNLKKRKR